A stretch of DNA from Kwoniella mangroviensis CBS 8507 chromosome 1 map unlocalized Ctg01, whole genome shotgun sequence:
CACTTCCTGCATCTGGCGTCATTCCTCGTTCTCTATGGGTTGACGTTGAGTATAGCTCTGTCACCTGCGAATAGGATCTCACCATAcgaaccatcttcacctaacCCCTCACTATTTGGCAAGGAATTATGGTGGGCGCTATGGACCGCATCTGACTTGGTACATGTACGTAGTGGATCTTGTATCTGCACAAAGCCAATCAGAACTAAATATACGATTCTAGTCATCTCAATATCGTACTACCCTTCTCCGCCGAATCCTCTtactacctcttcatctatctctcatcttcgctctcttcccttcttatTCCCAAATATCATACACCCTCTTACTTTTCTCTATTCCAACgaccaccttctccctcgTCTTCCCTATCAAGCCATCTTTACCACTCCTGTTTCCCAGCCTATTACCTTTATCCATACTCCTCAAGCGGATCATCTATCGATCATTCAAGACAGCTGGATTACTCATGCCTTTGGTACTTGGGCTTTTTGTAATTTTCAGTTGGTCGATGAATGGAGATATATTTAGGGGTTTTTATCAAGCCGTTCAGTCGTCAATATACATCATCGAAACCATGACCAAGCCAATACCGATCGAAGCCAGAATATCCATAGCAGAACCAgtagaagatggaatatcCCCCTTCTCAGCGCGATTGACGATCTTCGTAaccctctctctcctcttcatctgctcgTTGCTCTTAACTGCCTCAAGAGCGATTATGGTCCcaaaggaaagatgggatggggaAGATAAGAGACGCTGGAGAGGAGCTATTAAAGAGGGTGATAATTGGGAGAAAGAATATAGAGTACAGGTGGCTAGAGAAGCTAGAGAATGTTTCTGTGAGGGAGTGAGGGGATATATGTGGCAAGGAAATACGTTGCATGAACTACGAGCTCGATATGGAACTGCAGAtggagcagaagaggatggcgCTGCAATTGAAAGTGGACGGACGATCAAACGGTTCTCATCCCGATTTCAAGACTTATACCCTGGAGCTATCTCGCCTGTTTTACCTCCCCCTCTAAGTCTTGTTACATTACCACTAGATATACTCCGCTTGGTACCTCTTGGCGAACTGTCCGACAAAGTAGATCAAGCGAGGTATACTATTGGTCTGGTCGCAGCGGGTCTATTCTGTTTACCATCGTATCTGTGTTCAAGCGTGCTAGGTGGTACGTAGTATGTCAACGGGTTAGGATGCATCTGGTCTGTCTATACAAATCTTGGGGGTGGGAATTAGGATTCAGATAGATCTAGATCCATTTGTCAAAAACTTTGATTGTCTTGATAAATTGAATTTAGGTTTTAGATCTATTTGTAAGCTTGATCAGATCTAGTGTGGGAAGATGGTAGTGGGTTAGTATAGTGCATCTCAATTACCTCGGAAGCTTTAGTACATTCAAAGAGGCCGTCACGGTATTGTGGTTGGCTTTGGGACTCACATCTATACAGTGACTTGTCAGGTGTAGCTTTACTGTAACggtcatcttgatcagatcGCTTTCCCAGACTTCGTTACACCTACTTGTACTTACACACAATATTCCTCTTTGGGAATATGGAATCCACAGAATTTGTCCTTCCCAGAATATTGGGTCGGTCATCCGAAACGAGACATCACGGTCACCTTCCTCATTGTCGCCGTCGGCCGTGGAATTGTACAAGGTGGTACAGCACACAGAAGCATCACCTACAATTCCCGAAGACTTTGAGGGACTCTATTGCACAAGGACGAAATGGCTAATTGACTAATCCGAGACTCACGGTGCCGTTCATATTCAGAAACATGGCTTTTTGGCTAAAAGGAGAGACGCATGCATGCAGGCATGCATGCATAAGCGCCCGGTGTTCTGCCCGTTCCCAGAATTTAGGTAAAAGTAGTCAGGTCCGTTTTTTAAGGAACTTGGTTATAGCAATTAACTCTAAAATCCTTCAAATTTATACCTCCGAATCAGGTCAAGTGATTTTCTATTgttcttttccttctttcttgttcttggtaTTTTTTCGGACTTGCATGATACAGGTGGTACCTCGGTCATATGTTGATCGGACCTGCCCTTGAACTGGAAGGTGAGACACTCTAGCAACACGtttctttccattccattGCACTCTTCCTTTCTGACCGTACGACTTCTTACAAGCGCGTTAAGTAACCCTTGTCAGATCTTATCCCTTTCCGTCCACAATGATCATCTTATTGTTCTAATGGACGGACCCATCTGCCCATCTGCCTTAGTTAATTACACAATAAACTATTAGTCCGAGTCTATAGGTGTACCATACCGAACCATCTGACTCAGTGGCGTTCATCGTCGAAGCAGCACCATGGAAGGAACAATTAGAATGTCTAACTTCCTCGGTCGGATCGgagatcatgatcatgatcccGCAAGTCTTTTCTCACGTTTCTTTGGAGTTGACGCACACCTTTCTATTGTTCTCTTGGCAAAATTACGTTACCTGCTAGCTTCTACCAAAAGCAAAGAAGGTCCGTGCGCTAGTATAGTACGGTGATGATGTGGATCATCACGAAAGCGTACTGGGTAACAAAAAGAAAACTTCCTCAGTGGCGCATGTAACAATGGCGGACTTCGTTGTGGGAGTCGGAAGTTCAAGGAGATGTATCATGTATAATAGCTGAAAAAAAccaaagaaaagaagaagaagaggtagacgAAGATATATATAGGTGTACAGATAGAATGAAACAActcatacatacacacaacTTGTTCACTAACAAATTTGATCGTACCTTTTATCATTTTgtcaccttccatcaaaaGACCATCGAAAATGATTGTACCTATCATCATTGCCGCTTTGGCTATCCGATCCGTCAGAGGAGCCGCATATGTCGGTTGTGTAGATCCTGCGAACATTCCTACGGCTTCTGGATCAACCACCGGAACCGACGTCACAGGCTGCATCGTCAGTGAAATCTGATTGTACCGTTTATGGAAGATGTTGACGAGATCCATTCATCAGAGTTACTGCTCCTCACAATCATCCCCTTACGCCTTTTACAGCAATGCCGACGGATCATGTACCTGTTCGAGTTCAGGGGCCGCTTTGAGTGCCTATGAAGCATCTCAAGATTCTGTTGGAAGTTGTGCTGCCGACCAAGCCTCTGTGAGTCATTGACTTGTCTGATCTCGATGATTGTACCAGAACTGATTACCGTCGAACGGGTTTTTGTTTATGTAGGCATGGTATATTAATACGAATTACGCCTTCGACAGCTGTGGTGACTCTGTGACGAATGCGAATGGTGGTCGAACGTCTTTCGTAGCATCGGCAGAAGCGTGTCTGTCGGGTTGTACTACCGCTACAGCGGTTTTTGGTCGTCTTGCAGGCTCATACATGTGTACTTGTGCTTCTCAAACTACCAATGATGCTCCCAACGCATGTCAAGGTGGACAAGCAGGAAGTGGTCTATACTTGTATACCCTTTCGAGTGTCGAGCCCACCGGTGTGGCCAGACGTCAGCTGAAGGAACGTCTGAGACGAGCCCAAGCTATCCAGCATCAGTATTGTCCAGCGGGACTTACTGCCTGCCTGATTGGATCAGATAGAGAAGCTTTCGAAGTGAGCATTTCAAACATCTGTCACCCTGATCACAGGTTGACTTGAAGGTATTTACTAGTGTGTGGACACTCGAGCGGATCTTGAGTCGTGTGGTGGTTGTTTGGGTGGCCTGTATGGGCCAACAACCAGAAATGCTACATCTACTGGAGTAGAGTAAGTCCATACCACGTCGTTTCGTCCTCGGAGGTCACAGGCTGATCATTGATTTTCTCCAGCTGCTCTGCGCTGCCGAATGTCGCTCTCGGAGGCGTCACCTGCACTCGAGGTCATTGTGAGGTCTCAGCGTGCAAATACGGCTACGCATTAGTAAACAAGGAATGTGTCAGGATGCTTTAGACCAGTTGGACTTCCTAGACTTTTCATCATGTATAATTCTTGTCAATCTGAACATCATAGATATACACCATATTACTCCATCTCGATTTTGGGAATCACGCTGGACGTTTCATAGAGATATATAATTAGTAAATATACCCATCTCACCTTGACGACTGATGGCATGCCTAAGAATGATCATATAGACATCCATAAATGCTTCTTTAATTCCACCTTCATACAGCCCAGTCTCCTGTCTACTATTCATTGTAAACCCAGTCCCTTTAATCTTGCTCTTCCAATCAACCATACATCGCCTAAACCCCTCTTAcactctttcttccatgCGTCGCTCTCAGGCAATTTGATCCGGCGTTTTACTTCTTCCGAGTCTaaggaaggttgatttgTGGAAAAATCATCAGAGAGAGGCTGAGGTGAGAGGGGGAGATTTAAGATCGATTCAAATTCAGGTATAATCGCTGCTCTTGAACGTCCATTCACGAATGTTATGTATCTCAGGCCAGGGAAGATGGTACAATAAAGCTCATTCAGATGGGCAAGTCTAGTCACATCATATATTATTATCAGCTTGAGTATTGATCAAGGATTTCACTGCGGTAGCTGAATACACTCACCTATCCAAGACTACTTTCGGCGTGGCAGTCGAATTACCCTGTTCTTTCCCACTCAACTTACTTAACCCTTTGACCTCTCCAATCATCGGATGTCCACTTATGAATTCAGCTTTCTCATCCCATGTCCAGTCGCTCGATACTTCCTGACAGATATCTATGAGCTCATTGTAGCTTGAAGGAGGCTCTGAGCGAGCGGTGAGTCGGAGGAGCACCGAGGGGACTAAGAGATTACGCAAGGCGGTGGAGGGCTCGAAGAGGAGTACTAGGAGTGATTCGAGGGCTGGTGCGGAGGATAATGAGGACAGGGATAGGACGGAGTCTTCGGAGGTGGTCGTCATTTTCGCTCTACTTCCATGGGTTTGGTAACGAGTCAACTAGTACAAAATGGACAATTTAGCTTATTCGActtgagatgatggagagaagatagCAGGATAGGGGTAGATAACCGGTTCCGATAAGATCgcatcaattcatcaacaaatttgatcccgtctcactcacaatctcaTCTCGGATCCGAGCGATAATCTCAGCACAACTGCAATGACGTCTATAAAAACGCATCAAACGAAAAGATGGTTTACTTCCAACCTTCTGACCACAAATACAAGTAATTGTTCCATTCCGGTCAAACCTCGAACCTATCATGTAATCAGCCAAAGAGACACATATACATCAGAGAGCGAAAAGACGCAATCTATCCATCATGTCAACGATGCACGTGCCCCGGCGAAAGGCTCAATCAGGCAAACACAAACGTCAGAAACTCCTCGACAAACGAGCCTTGAAACGAGGCGACCTATCAGCCGAAGATCACGCAGCGGGTCTACACAAACTCAACGACAAGTATGGAAGGGTCAGAACTCTAGCATCTAAATCCGGTGGAGTAGATCCCAACTCATCCAGTGTAAGATTAAAATCGAAATTCTATGGATTATCGCCAGAATACCTTACGAAAACTCGTAATCTTGCTTTTGAACTTGAACTGGAACGACCATTGTCCTCGGAAAGTGCGGTATTTCCATTGGAGATATTGACGGAAAGGGATAAGGAGGGAAAGTTGAGTTGTCCTAGTAGACCGAAATTTAGAGTCGGACAAAGTAAGAAGGAAGTagagaggaatgaagaagggatgtttaagaaatggttgaaagTCACCAATGAAATTATGCAGGAATATATagatgaacaggatgatcaggaagagGGATACCCCAGAGGACCGACATGGTATGAAACGAATTTAGAAGTATGGAGACAATTGTAAGCTCTCCCAAACCCGTATATCCTACATATCGGTTTTGCAGCTTACCCGAGTAACATGTtggatgtagatggagaGTGACGGAATCGTCTAATATCCTTTTACTTCTCCTCGACTCACGATGTCCGTTATTACATTGTCCTCCCTCTTTACGCAATTACCTACAGAACCTCAAACCCCACAAGGAAATTATACTGATTTTGACTAAATCTGATTTGGTTGATCCTGCTGCACTggaaggttggaaagatTGGGTTAGAGGATGGTGGGGACAAGAAGGCGTGCAGGTGGTCAGTGTGAGATCATATGATGTTGAGCTTCTGGATAATGGTGAGTGATTACTATCGGATGTAAGAATAGCTGCAATGAAATCCTaagtagctgattgatggGAATCTGTGATAGGTAAAGGTAGACATAGACCTGATATACCGCAAGATTCACTCGAAGAGCTCATTATAACTCTGAAAACTGCTCATGAAAGAATGCTAGAAGCTCCCACATGGGCAAAGGAGAATCCGGAGAAATTAAAAGAGTGGAAGCCATCTGTACGACCTACAGTAGATTGGTCATCGTTGGCTCAAGAAGAATATCCATATGATATAGCAAATACTCATTCGACAAAGTTCACTGTGCAGAAGGATGTCAAACAGGATACAGATCGGACTCAGGGGTCTGGAAATGGTAGTAACGATACTCTCCTGCGGGACCAAGCCGAAGAGCCCCTTACGATAGGCCTCATAGGACAGCCTAACGTAGGGAAATCATCTCTGTTGAACGCCTTGCTGGGAGAACAGAAAGTCAAAGCCAGTAGAACTCCAGGTAAAGTAAGTATGCTGCTGTCGGATTACAGTCTAAGTATGAACAGCTGATACCGGTGATCCTTTAACTCTAGACTAAACACTTTCAAACTATGTTCTGGGGAAGTAAGAAGGAGATCCGATTCGTAGATTGTCCAGGATTGGTATGTCCGTCATTAGTAGGATTGGAGATCCAAGCTTTAGCAGCTAGTAGGTCCTTCAAATTCTCTTATCCTTTCTAAAACAAGGTGTGCTTACTAATCATTCTATTCGATTGATAGCCATACCGATCTCTCAAATCGCATCTCTGCCAGCGTGTATAACCTTCTGCGCCCAACGCCTACCGCTTGAAACCATATTTAAGATACCCTATACAGTCGctgaaggtgattttgatccATACGCTGGGAAGAGGACGTACAGGGATCCCAAGCTTGCTGAGGCAGGgaggatcaagagggaagaagaggagagtaaGGAAAAATGGACGGCCGGGAAAATAATGGAAGGTAGAGCGTTTGATAGAGGATATTGTAAGTGCAGACCTTCAGCTCATGTTCGACGTCGACTCCGTTTGAGTACCAGCTGATATGTCTCTCGGTGGGATGGCATAGTGAGCGCTAAGAGTGGAAGACCCGATATCAATCGAGCAGCcaatggaagtgagtgacaCTGATCTCGCCGAACCAGCTTCATCTACGTCATTCTGCATGTAAAGCATGAGTCAAAGCTGATGGTTTGGTCTATGTAGTCATGCGATTACTGGCGGACGGTAAGATAAGATGGGGATTTTATCCACCAGGAACGACAGgcagagaagggaaaggaattTGGCTAGGATCGGAGGCGGAGGATCAGGATATAAATGTATATGATGTGGAGAAGGTTGATCCGCATCGTGATCAGGCAACGAGCGAAGAGGAATACtacgatgaggaagatttAGATGATTCTGAGGAATTatcagagttggaagaagagaatgatgaagaagaggaacaagaaaaggaagagaaagtgggGAAGAGTGATAAGATTGTGGGTAGGATCGGAGGGTTCTTCGACGCGCTgggtatagatgatgatgatgaggaagatgagggagatgaagaagaggaggaagaggacaaaggcgaagaagatcaggagaagaagtgatcAAACTACCAAGCATATCATTGTATATCATAGCATATatacttctcatcatctattttTCATCGTATGTATGTTGTTGACAGTAGTGGATCAATAAATGCTCTCAGATGCAATCAAGTTATTCACCTTCAGACAAGGGACTGAGATACAGCAGGATGCGATATACATTGTTCACAACTTCGGATGATACGTATCTATCATGTACACAAGAAATTTCTATAATATACACATGGCTTATACAATACTTACTACTCATCcacaatctcatccacaGAACACGTTAAATCCATTACAACATCACAAACACTCAATCACCATTTTCCAACTTCTCCCCTTTCTCCCTTTTACTGTCCACCACGCTCATCACGTCATTCAAATCTCTACCCAATATACCCCTAATGGTACTCTtaatatcctctttctcttccatatTCTCTCCTGTAGGAAGTTTAGATGTCTCGAGGAACCAAGATTTGGACATATAATTCCTTACTCCATCCGGCAAGATCACGACTACGTTGGCATTTGGATCTTCTGCTATATGttttccttcttccgaaTGGAGGTATCGTAGGGTACCGGATAGGGCTGATCCGGATGAACCACCTACAAAGAGTCCTTCTTTTCGACTATCATACAGTAGGATCCCATGATTTAGCTGATCGTGAAAAGCAAGTTCTGAAACCAACAGCTAAAGCGGGAGTAAGGTGATACTTACATCAGCCGCTTGGTAGCGTCAAaagcctcttcatcattgGTTTTTAACCATTTATCTACCACTGGTGGATTTGGATCCAAAACCTCAGGGAAGAAATCCTAATCCAACAGTTGAGAACCGAGCATTAGCTGGATCCAGACAACGAGTCCGCTCAAATATCAGCTAATTACTCACATATCCTATACCTTCCACTTGATAATTTCCGGGTTCACCTCCACCCAATATCGATCCTTCCGGATCAACAGCTATTATGGTCGTTCTACCATGAGAAGCAGAGTTCCCGTTGGTATGAGGCAAAGAAGCTTCATAATCCCTGATAGCGCGTCCTAGACCTGTGATTGTACCGCCTGTACCTGCGCCTGCGACCAGGAGAGATATATCTTTACGTGGTAAGTCAGACGTTTTGAGCGAATGCTTTAATGGAGGACGTATGAGTTTCACTCTACCCAATCATTCCACGAGGATGTAGATTTGTAACTCACCATTATCTCCTCGTATGTACCATAGTAGTGAGCTAGAGGATTATGAGGATTGGAGTACTGATCTAAAATCACACCTCCAGGTATTGATTTCTGCAACTTTCGTGCAACACctgaaagaggagattgatTCGATGAGCTTGTTCAGAAGAGGAGCCTAATGCACAAGCTCACCGATATGACTCTCGGAACTATCCCAACTGTTCGTAGATCAATGTGAGCTTCTTCACGAGTAGCCGGTATCGGAATAGCTTACGCTGCTTCAGTCCTAAATAAACGAGGTTGATCAGCTTGGTGTCTACCGTTGTCCGATTATCTAGCTAACTCACGGTGTCCTGACTATCTCGGCTCCCAATGCACGTAAcatcacttccttctccagaCTCATCTTGGCTGGAAGTGTGATAATACACCTGTCAAAGGTGATCCGTCAGCTTCATGCCTTCGAGCCGAGGTGATGACTGGTCAGCTTACTGATATCCTTTTATAGCGCAAGCAAGGGCGAGACCAATTCCTGATATCGGGAAGACCATCAGTCATTGTTGAGTGCTGTCATAACAGATAGTTACATACCCGTATTACCACCTAGATTGATACATTTGTGAGCTGAAGGGCAAAAAAGAGGGAGTGCCAGATCTAGCTTACTGGTAGGCTCGATGATTATACTTTGTCCAGGTATCAGAACACCCTTTTTCTCAGCCTGCTCTACCATTCTCTGGGAATGGGGCACGTCAGTATTGGTGACAAGCCTCTCTTGCTTGATGAAAGTCATCTGTTCGTAACGTGATTTcagctcaactcacatttGCTATCCTGTCTTTGACACTTCCACCTGCAGAGAAGAACTCGCATTTCCCCACTGATTGACACCATTGTGAGCTGATGTCCTGGGTACTCTCGCACATCCAAACAGCTCACATAAATTGCAGTTAAgcccttcttccttggctATCCGCTGTAATCTGACCAAAGGAGTATGACCCACTGCGTCCAGCGCAGAGGACAGGACACCCTGCCaatgatgttgaggttgagtctCGCCGCTCATCGTGGGAATCGGTTCGCAAGATATGGAGATGCTGTTGAGGGTCGAATTCGATGGGGCCATGGTATGTGCTTTATAGCTGGATACTATTCAGATAAGATAGATACAGATGAtagtgaagagaaaggaggatCAGTATCGTTGtacgatatcacctcttATGGTGTGACTGTGTGTAAGGTGTGTGTGTATCTGCAGATGACATGGTGTACCAACCGGTTAACTCATGATCCGACCGTACATCCATGATCAAGCTCCGCCCGTACTTATCATGGTTCAACGAAATGCCACATCGGAATTTGACCACGTGGCGAAGCTAGATCTCAGCGGCAACGCTCAGAGATTTTGGCCAAAGGCAAGATTAAATTTGTTGACAAGtttacgatgatgatcatctgtctGTAAAGAGAATCACATCACAAGTCAACAACACTGCATACACCAGAACAGAAGAGATATAGCAGAATCGAAGCTCAAGGCTTCTATAGTATCTCAACTCAAATAAGCGCTAAAAGGCGTGAAGACATTCAACATGGTCGTGAGTACAGCTGTCTCTGCCAAACCCAACATGAAAGAGCTGACATCCTCCTGTTCGACGTCTTACAGAAAATAAAAATGATCTCTCGATCACTCGATGATCACATgccatcctcatccacctctcctcatccattACAGCGCAATCTCGCTCCTCACTTACATCCATTCCAGAAACCTCGAGAGTACGCCCGAGCACTCACTGCAGTGAAGATGGACAGGATGTTCGCCAAGCCCTTCGTAGATGCCCTAGGTGGACATCAAGATGGTGTCTATTGTCTTGGGAAAGATTCGAGGAGGGTCGGAGTAGTAGCCGGAGGAGGGGGTGATGGAGAAGTCATCGTCCATTCGTTGACACTTCGAAGACCACTATTGAAGATCCCTCATGCGCATAAAGGTATGGTAGGTGGGATATGTTGGACATCCGAATCTCACGATGGTCAAAGAGGGATGATAACCGCTGGAAAATTAGATGGTACAATCAAGATTTGGAGATCAGAAGCATTCGCACCTGGAATAAGGGATAAAGAGTTATTCCAAGGATCAGAATTCGCTAGTGGTTTTGGATCTGCAGGACATCAACAACATTTAGATCAAGCTGGTGCAATTGGTGAAAATGGCTTGGATATGGACGTGGActttgatgaagaggaagaagggggtggattgaatttggattttgCCAAAAGAGATAAATTAGGAGAAAACTTAGAACCTAAAATGGTATATACGAATAAAAATGGATTGAACGGtatagatcatcatcaaactgATTCGGTATTCGCTACTGCAAGTAACACCGTACAGATTTGGGATGAAAATCGATCAGCTGCCTTGTCAAATTTACAATTTGGTAGTTCGCTCGAAACTGTGAATCAAGTGAAGTTCAATCAGAGTGAAACGAATGTATTGGCAAGTGTAGGGAATGATAGGACGATGTGTTTGTATGATATTCGGACGGGTAAAGCGGAGAGAAGGATAGtgatgcaggtgagttgggatTCCAACCAAAAGAATATAGAAAGAACGGTtgagagggggaagaggatTGCGAGGAAGGAGAAACCTCACGGATTATCTACAATTGCTTTAATTGGTATGGAAGTCCAGATAACTGATAattttcatcctttccattGTAGTTCGTATCAAACGATATATCATGGTGTCCTACCCTCCCGACAACAATGTTACTAGCAAGTGAAGATCATAATTTGTATACTTTCGATATCAGAAACCTCAATTCGCCTAGTCAGATATACAAAGGTCATGTCGGAGGAGTCATGGGTTGTGATTGGAGTGAGTCGCAACAATATCTTGAGCGAGAGAATCTTGCAACTAATACTATCCCTTGTAGGTCCTACGGGCGAAGAGTTCGTGTCTGGTTCATATGATCGAACAGTCAGATTGTGGAATAGGGAATCTGGTAAATCGAG
This window harbors:
- a CDS encoding cystathionine beta-synthase, coding for MSGETQPQHHWQGVLSSALDAVGHTPLVRLQRIAKEEGLNCNLLGKCEFFSAGGSVKDRIANRMVEQAEKKGVLIPGQSIIIEPTSKLDLALPLFCPSAHKCINLGGNTGIGLALACAIKGYQCIITLPAKMSLEKEVMLRALGAEIVRTPTEAAWDSSESHIGVARKLQKSIPGGVILDQYSNPHNPLAHYYGTYEEIMHSLKTSDLPRKDISLLVAGAGTGGTITGLGRAIRDYEASLPHTNGNSASHGRTTIIAVDPEGSILGGGEPGNYQVEGIGYDFFPEVLDPNPPVVDKWLKTNDEEAFDATKRLIRKEGLFVGGSSGSALSGTLRYLHSEEGKHIAEDPNANVVVILPDGVRNYMSKSWFLETSKLPTGENMEEKEDIKSTIRGILGRDLNDVMSVVDSKREKGEKLENGD